A single region of the Oreochromis niloticus isolate F11D_XX linkage group LG19, O_niloticus_UMD_NMBU, whole genome shotgun sequence genome encodes:
- the tacc3 gene encoding transforming acidic coiled-coil-containing protein 3 isoform X1: MITWQQAREDVESGGDSGFCGNWSTQGRRMSSVDVNDENRGVCPGGKHNLPNDIFALDQPTGRPSILRQTENLPNKTVPKGVKVCFQTPRRDPVTKRILSPNKSVNLLSVDENTKVMDLDKSNTLPQEATEQPKEEVSSYPDDNMPIQSKGGYMLDFENLDDINPFQGSNKMALSPMRPAVENPPADHSKSENTAPVNIVEEPIKMESALDETLPFSASVENSLADLSADIGSTESSVVIVKKVPAVEEDDSWPATPDEKLLGAASSSTDQEKSSSSFAEDAPLPAKGSYNFDFDNLDAVNPFQTGGSKIPNSPVLGRKVSNDDAPAEENKPSVVEVAQELPVQCEVKPEATVDLISADTAKPPPAESQPADDPVKEGPTKEGPVKLEFNFDDGAEVKRKPPPKKFGKRPTGVRPKEPKQVSDVKPPKEAEVKPEVSDGDADALRPKSSYSFDFEKFDDPNFNPFGTKTAVNNSPVCSRKSSPEPVETAVQEQTDVPVTKEAEPPARAEESLPAAEPNPVQVADNKVASDLDTKQPVQNLPESSEPSQPEQKAQADMLDFNDEFVPGAMFMTSDFDGQIDYLEQFGCSSFKESALRKQSLYLKFDPLLRESPKKSAGPGAQIQAPPPAAPVLRLETPQTADKKAANGPQKDDFRLLDDAAAPTPVLESFVPPFPQPANTEDAIIEVLKYSQKDMDAAIAKVQAEGKEKEEQWCMKYNKLLDDGQEMRKIIAEFELMIAKIIADQEKEREVAQAKLNAALLEKEQVSSDLNAMERSFAELFKRLEKYKEVIEGYKKNEDTLKSCAQDYLARIKKEEQRYQTLKAHAEEKISHANEEIAEVRSKYKAELSALQVQLRREQLKVQSLEKSLDQKEKEAEELTKLCDELISNVQKG; this comes from the exons GATGAGCTCTGTTGATGTTAATGATGAAAATCGTGGGGTCTGCCCAGGAGGAAAGCACAACTTGCCTAACGACATATTTGCCCTGGATCAGCCGACTGGAAGGCCCTCCATCCTACGCCAGACGGAAAACCTACCCAACAAGACTGTACCAAAGGGGGTAAAG GTTTGTTTTCAGACTCCGAGAAGAGACCCTGTGACTAAAAGAATTCTGTCGCCCAACAAGTCTGTCAATTTGTTGAGTGTTGACGAGAATACAAAAGTTATGGATTTGGATAAATCAAA TACTTTGCCACAGGAAGCCACTGAGCAACCCAAAGaag AAGTGTCATCTTATCCTGATGACAACATGCCAATACAAAGCAAAGGTGGCTACATGCTGGATTTTGAAAACCTTGATGACATCAATCCATTTCAGGGATCTAACAAGATGGCTCTCTCACCTATGAGGCCTGCTGTTGAAAACCCCCCTGCAGATCATAGCAAGTCTGAAAACACAGCACCAGTGAACATCGTGGAGGAGCCTATCAAAATGGAATCGGCACTAGATGAGACCCTTCCATTCAGCGCGTCTGTAGAAAACTCACTCGCTGATCTTTCTGCAGATATCGGCTCCACGGAGAGCAGTGTGGTTATAGTGAAGAAGGTTCCAGCGGTCGAGGAAGATGATTCATGGCCTGCTACACCTGATGAAAAACTGCTTGGTGCTGCGTCTTCAAGCACAGATCAAGAGAAGTCGTCCAGCAGTTTTGCAGAAGATGCTCCACTCCCAGCAAAAGGTTCTTATAACTTTGATTTTGACAACCTTGACGCAGTCAATCCCTTCCAGACTGGTGGCTCTAAAATTCCAAATTCACCTGTCCTTGGGAGAAAGGTGTCAAATGATGATgcacctgcagaggaaaacaAACCATCTGTTGTTGAGGTGGCCCAAGAATTGCCTGTTCAGTGCGAGGTGAAGCCTGAAGCTACAGTGGATctgatatctgccgataccgcaAAACCCCCTCCTGCTGAATCCCAGCCAGCTGATGACCCAGTCAAAGAAGGCCCAACCAAGGAAGGGCCTGTCAAACTTGAATTCAATTTTGATGATGGTGCTGAAGTCAAACGGAAACCGCCACCTAAGAAATTTGGCAAAAGGCCAACTGGTGTAAGACCTAAAGAGCCAAAGCAGGTGTCTGATGTCAAACCACCAAAAGAAGCCGAAGTGAAGCCTGAAGTCAGTGATGGTGATGCTGATGCTTTACGTCCTAAAAGTTCTTACTCCTTTGACTTTGAAAAGTTTGACGACCCAAACTTCAATCCTTTTGGCACAAAAACGGCTGTAAACAACTCCCCCGTGTGCAGCAGGAAATCCAGCCCAGAACCAGTGGAAACCGCAGTTCAGGAGCAAACTGATGTCCCTGTGACAAAGGAGGCTGAACCACCAGCACG TGCTGAAGAGAGTTTGCCAGCTGCTGAGCCGAACCCTGTACAG GTTGCAGATAACAAGGTTGCCTCTGACCTTGACACCAAACAACCAGTGCAGAATCTCCCTGAGTCCTCTGAACCCTCTCAGCCTGAGCAGAAGGCGCAAGCTGACATGCTAGACTTCAATGACGAGTTTGTTCCTGGAGCAATGT TCATGACCAGTGACTTTGATGGACAGATTGACTACCTCGAACAGTTTGGGTGCAGCAGT TTCAAGGAGTCCGCACTAAGGAAACAGTCCTTGTACCTAAAATTTGATCCCCTCCTGAGGGAGAGCCCAAAGAAGTCTGCAGGCCCGGGTGCTCAGATTCAAGCCCCTCCCCCTGCTGCCCCTGTTTTACG GCTTGAAACACCACAGACGGCAGATAAAAAAGCGGCAAATGGTCCACAAAAAGATGACTTCAGACTGCTTGACGACGCAGCAGCACCG ACTCCAGTCCTTGAGAGCTTCGTCCCTCCTTTCCCGCAGCCAGCAAACACCGAAGATGCCATCATCGAAGTGCTGAAGTACAGTCAGAAAGACATGGATGCAGCAATCGCCAAAGTGCAGGCAGAA GGTAAAGAAAAAGAGGAGCAGTGGTGTATGAAGTACAATAAGCTGCTTGATGATGGGCAAGAAATGAG GAAAATAATAGCTGAATTTGAGCTCATGATCGCAAAGATTATCG CTGATCaagagaaggagagggaggTGGCCCAGGCGAAGCTCAATGCGGCTCTGTTGGAGAAGGAGCAAGTATCCAGCGACCTGAACGCTATGGAGAGATCTTTCGCCGAGCTCTTCAAGAGGCTGGAGAAGTACAAGGAAGTTATAGAAGGTTACAAAAAG AATGAAGACACTCTGAAGTCTTGTGCACAGGACTACCTGGCAAGGATCAAAAAGGAGGAGCAGCGCTATCAAACACTTAAAGCTCATGCCGAGGAGAAAATTAGCCA TGCAAATGAAGAAATAGCTGAGGTGCGATCCAAATACAAGGCTGAGTTATCTGCGCTTCAAGTACAGCTGCgcagagagcagctgaaagtgcAGTCACTGGAGAAGAGCTTGGACCAGAAG GAGAAGGAGGCAGAGGAGCTCACCAAACTTTGCGATGAACTCATATCCAATGTCCAAAAGGGCTAA
- the tacc3 gene encoding transforming acidic coiled-coil-containing protein 3 isoform X2, translating into MSSVDVNDENRGVCPGGKHNLPNDIFALDQPTGRPSILRQTENLPNKTVPKGVKVCFQTPRRDPVTKRILSPNKSVNLLSVDENTKVMDLDKSNTLPQEATEQPKEEVSSYPDDNMPIQSKGGYMLDFENLDDINPFQGSNKMALSPMRPAVENPPADHSKSENTAPVNIVEEPIKMESALDETLPFSASVENSLADLSADIGSTESSVVIVKKVPAVEEDDSWPATPDEKLLGAASSSTDQEKSSSSFAEDAPLPAKGSYNFDFDNLDAVNPFQTGGSKIPNSPVLGRKVSNDDAPAEENKPSVVEVAQELPVQCEVKPEATVDLISADTAKPPPAESQPADDPVKEGPTKEGPVKLEFNFDDGAEVKRKPPPKKFGKRPTGVRPKEPKQVSDVKPPKEAEVKPEVSDGDADALRPKSSYSFDFEKFDDPNFNPFGTKTAVNNSPVCSRKSSPEPVETAVQEQTDVPVTKEAEPPARAEESLPAAEPNPVQVADNKVASDLDTKQPVQNLPESSEPSQPEQKAQADMLDFNDEFVPGAMFMTSDFDGQIDYLEQFGCSSFKESALRKQSLYLKFDPLLRESPKKSAGPGAQIQAPPPAAPVLRLETPQTADKKAANGPQKDDFRLLDDAAAPTPVLESFVPPFPQPANTEDAIIEVLKYSQKDMDAAIAKVQAEGKEKEEQWCMKYNKLLDDGQEMRKIIAEFELMIAKIIADQEKEREVAQAKLNAALLEKEQVSSDLNAMERSFAELFKRLEKYKEVIEGYKKNEDTLKSCAQDYLARIKKEEQRYQTLKAHAEEKISHANEEIAEVRSKYKAELSALQVQLRREQLKVQSLEKSLDQKEKEAEELTKLCDELISNVQKG; encoded by the exons ATGAGCTCTGTTGATGTTAATGATGAAAATCGTGGGGTCTGCCCAGGAGGAAAGCACAACTTGCCTAACGACATATTTGCCCTGGATCAGCCGACTGGAAGGCCCTCCATCCTACGCCAGACGGAAAACCTACCCAACAAGACTGTACCAAAGGGGGTAAAG GTTTGTTTTCAGACTCCGAGAAGAGACCCTGTGACTAAAAGAATTCTGTCGCCCAACAAGTCTGTCAATTTGTTGAGTGTTGACGAGAATACAAAAGTTATGGATTTGGATAAATCAAA TACTTTGCCACAGGAAGCCACTGAGCAACCCAAAGaag AAGTGTCATCTTATCCTGATGACAACATGCCAATACAAAGCAAAGGTGGCTACATGCTGGATTTTGAAAACCTTGATGACATCAATCCATTTCAGGGATCTAACAAGATGGCTCTCTCACCTATGAGGCCTGCTGTTGAAAACCCCCCTGCAGATCATAGCAAGTCTGAAAACACAGCACCAGTGAACATCGTGGAGGAGCCTATCAAAATGGAATCGGCACTAGATGAGACCCTTCCATTCAGCGCGTCTGTAGAAAACTCACTCGCTGATCTTTCTGCAGATATCGGCTCCACGGAGAGCAGTGTGGTTATAGTGAAGAAGGTTCCAGCGGTCGAGGAAGATGATTCATGGCCTGCTACACCTGATGAAAAACTGCTTGGTGCTGCGTCTTCAAGCACAGATCAAGAGAAGTCGTCCAGCAGTTTTGCAGAAGATGCTCCACTCCCAGCAAAAGGTTCTTATAACTTTGATTTTGACAACCTTGACGCAGTCAATCCCTTCCAGACTGGTGGCTCTAAAATTCCAAATTCACCTGTCCTTGGGAGAAAGGTGTCAAATGATGATgcacctgcagaggaaaacaAACCATCTGTTGTTGAGGTGGCCCAAGAATTGCCTGTTCAGTGCGAGGTGAAGCCTGAAGCTACAGTGGATctgatatctgccgataccgcaAAACCCCCTCCTGCTGAATCCCAGCCAGCTGATGACCCAGTCAAAGAAGGCCCAACCAAGGAAGGGCCTGTCAAACTTGAATTCAATTTTGATGATGGTGCTGAAGTCAAACGGAAACCGCCACCTAAGAAATTTGGCAAAAGGCCAACTGGTGTAAGACCTAAAGAGCCAAAGCAGGTGTCTGATGTCAAACCACCAAAAGAAGCCGAAGTGAAGCCTGAAGTCAGTGATGGTGATGCTGATGCTTTACGTCCTAAAAGTTCTTACTCCTTTGACTTTGAAAAGTTTGACGACCCAAACTTCAATCCTTTTGGCACAAAAACGGCTGTAAACAACTCCCCCGTGTGCAGCAGGAAATCCAGCCCAGAACCAGTGGAAACCGCAGTTCAGGAGCAAACTGATGTCCCTGTGACAAAGGAGGCTGAACCACCAGCACG TGCTGAAGAGAGTTTGCCAGCTGCTGAGCCGAACCCTGTACAG GTTGCAGATAACAAGGTTGCCTCTGACCTTGACACCAAACAACCAGTGCAGAATCTCCCTGAGTCCTCTGAACCCTCTCAGCCTGAGCAGAAGGCGCAAGCTGACATGCTAGACTTCAATGACGAGTTTGTTCCTGGAGCAATGT TCATGACCAGTGACTTTGATGGACAGATTGACTACCTCGAACAGTTTGGGTGCAGCAGT TTCAAGGAGTCCGCACTAAGGAAACAGTCCTTGTACCTAAAATTTGATCCCCTCCTGAGGGAGAGCCCAAAGAAGTCTGCAGGCCCGGGTGCTCAGATTCAAGCCCCTCCCCCTGCTGCCCCTGTTTTACG GCTTGAAACACCACAGACGGCAGATAAAAAAGCGGCAAATGGTCCACAAAAAGATGACTTCAGACTGCTTGACGACGCAGCAGCACCG ACTCCAGTCCTTGAGAGCTTCGTCCCTCCTTTCCCGCAGCCAGCAAACACCGAAGATGCCATCATCGAAGTGCTGAAGTACAGTCAGAAAGACATGGATGCAGCAATCGCCAAAGTGCAGGCAGAA GGTAAAGAAAAAGAGGAGCAGTGGTGTATGAAGTACAATAAGCTGCTTGATGATGGGCAAGAAATGAG GAAAATAATAGCTGAATTTGAGCTCATGATCGCAAAGATTATCG CTGATCaagagaaggagagggaggTGGCCCAGGCGAAGCTCAATGCGGCTCTGTTGGAGAAGGAGCAAGTATCCAGCGACCTGAACGCTATGGAGAGATCTTTCGCCGAGCTCTTCAAGAGGCTGGAGAAGTACAAGGAAGTTATAGAAGGTTACAAAAAG AATGAAGACACTCTGAAGTCTTGTGCACAGGACTACCTGGCAAGGATCAAAAAGGAGGAGCAGCGCTATCAAACACTTAAAGCTCATGCCGAGGAGAAAATTAGCCA TGCAAATGAAGAAATAGCTGAGGTGCGATCCAAATACAAGGCTGAGTTATCTGCGCTTCAAGTACAGCTGCgcagagagcagctgaaagtgcAGTCACTGGAGAAGAGCTTGGACCAGAAG GAGAAGGAGGCAGAGGAGCTCACCAAACTTTGCGATGAACTCATATCCAATGTCCAAAAGGGCTAA